The Oncorhynchus mykiss isolate Arlee unplaced genomic scaffold, USDA_OmykA_1.1 un_scaffold_144, whole genome shotgun sequence genome has a window encoding:
- the blzf1 gene encoding golgin-45 isoform X3 — protein MSTAAVADRGSVRPVRGPGDGMETDKPPVAKEIGAVDTPLSSVPLLKVASPKQSPKKMHPAPASLQHSPHSTPQQSPRASPRATPSAPQPPGVLHLGKVPREACMVVEAVRIVVPRAAISRSGGHVGPAEEKGEAWAGQQMEERPPSPSPPLEDLRGAMEKLQNSERRLLQDKEGLLNQLHVQTEVNRELKKLLVASVGDDLQYHFERLAREKNQLILENEALGRSRASTAEQLERMSIQCDVWRSKFLASRVMAEELTNARVSLQHQTREAQSAITDLLSERDEFFRDMMLTHRSLEQLLVSLQWGRQQTYYPSGQPLSTGELALANHKLADAINSRLLGKVGPVGSSSGAGLGKGRRVSELPNTSHTPAEKMAEKVLKILDPISCSDNEEEPSPLSISDTSPSAFLTNKKSIGRFHPYTRYENITFNCCERCSGDILVL, from the exons ATGTCTACCGCTGCAGTAGCAGACAGAG GTTCCGTCCGTCCAGTCAGGGGCCCCGGCGACGGCATGGAGACAGACAAGCCCCCAGTCGCTAAGGAGATCGGTGCCGTGGATACGCCTCTGTCTTCGGTGCCACTACTTAAGGTAGCTAGTCCCAAACAAAGCCCCAAGAAGATGCACCCTGCCCCCGCCAGCCTCCAGCACAGCCCCCACTCCACCCCCCAGCAGAGCCCCAGAGCCAGTCCCAGAGCCACCCCGTCTGCCCCCCAGCCCCCCGGGGTGCTTCACCTGGGGAAGGTTCCCCGGGAGGCCTGCATGGTGGTGGAGGCGGTGAGGATCGTTGTTCCCCGTGCCGCCATCAGCCGGAGTGGGGGTCATGTGGGTCCGgctgaggagaaaggagaggccTGGGCTGGGCAGCAGATGGAGGAGcggcccccctctccctcccctcctctggaGGACCTGAGAGGAGCCATGGAGAAGCTgcagaactcagagagaagactGCTGCAGGACAAGGAGGGGCTCCTCAACCAGCTCCACGTGCAGACTGAG GTGAACAGAGAGTTGAAGAAGCTGCTGGTAGCCTCTGTAGGTGATGACCTGCAGTACCATTTTGAGCGTCTGGCCAGAGAGAAGAACCAGCTGATCTTAGAGAACGAGGCTTTGGGTCGCAGCCGGGCCTCCACAGCAGAACAGCTGGAACGCATGTCTATACAATGTGATGTCTGGAGGAGCAAGTTCCTGGCGTCCAG AGTGATGGCGGAGGAGCTGACCAATGCCAGGGTTTCTCTCCAGCACCAGACCAGAGAGGCTCAGAGCGCCATCACAGACCTGCTGAGTGAGAGAGACGAGTTCTTCAGAGACATGATGCTAACCCACAg gTCTCTGGAGCAGCTGCTGGTCTCTCTCCAGTGGGGTCGACAGCAGACCTACTACCCCAGTGGCCAGCCACTCAGCACGGGAGAACTAGCCCTAGCCAATCACAAGCTGGCGGACGCCATCAACTCCCGCCTGCTGGGGAAGGTTGGGCCAGTAGGGAGCAGCAGTGGAGCCGGGCTGGGAAAAGGAAGACGG GTCTCAGAGCTCCCTAACACCTCACACACGCCTGCTGAGAAGATGGCTGAGAAG GTGTTGAAGATCCTGGACCCTATTTCCTGTTCAGACAACGAGGAAGagccctcccccctctctatctctgacaCCTCCCCCTCGGCCTTCCTGACCAATAAGAAGAGCATCGGCCGGTTCCACCCTTACACCCGCTATGAGAACATCACCTTCAACTGCTGCGAGCGCTGCAGCGGAGACATCCTGGTCCTCTAG
- the blzf1 gene encoding golgin-45 isoform X1 → MSTAAVADRGSVRPVRGPGDGMETDKPPVAKEIGAVDTPLSSVPLLKVASPKQSPKKMHPAPASLQHSPHSTPQQSPRASPRATPSAPQPPGVLHLGKVPREACMVVEAVRIVVPRAAISRSGGHVGPAEEKGEAWAGQQMEERPPSPSPPLEDLRGAMEKLQNSERRLLQDKEGLLNQLHVQTEVNRELKKLLVASVGDDLQYHFERLAREKNQLILENEALGRSRASTAEQLERMSIQCDVWRSKFLASRVMAEELTNARVSLQHQTREAQSAITDLLSERDEFFRDMMLTHRSLEQLLVSLQWGRQQTYYPSGQPLSTGELALANHKLADAINSRLLGKVGPVGSSSGAGLGKGRRVSELPNTSHTPAEKMAEKVGRQVSELPNTSHTPAEKMAEKVLKILDPISCSDNEEEPSPLSISDTSPSAFLTNKKSIGRFHPYTRYENITFNCCERCSGDILVL, encoded by the exons ATGTCTACCGCTGCAGTAGCAGACAGAG GTTCCGTCCGTCCAGTCAGGGGCCCCGGCGACGGCATGGAGACAGACAAGCCCCCAGTCGCTAAGGAGATCGGTGCCGTGGATACGCCTCTGTCTTCGGTGCCACTACTTAAGGTAGCTAGTCCCAAACAAAGCCCCAAGAAGATGCACCCTGCCCCCGCCAGCCTCCAGCACAGCCCCCACTCCACCCCCCAGCAGAGCCCCAGAGCCAGTCCCAGAGCCACCCCGTCTGCCCCCCAGCCCCCCGGGGTGCTTCACCTGGGGAAGGTTCCCCGGGAGGCCTGCATGGTGGTGGAGGCGGTGAGGATCGTTGTTCCCCGTGCCGCCATCAGCCGGAGTGGGGGTCATGTGGGTCCGgctgaggagaaaggagaggccTGGGCTGGGCAGCAGATGGAGGAGcggcccccctctccctcccctcctctggaGGACCTGAGAGGAGCCATGGAGAAGCTgcagaactcagagagaagactGCTGCAGGACAAGGAGGGGCTCCTCAACCAGCTCCACGTGCAGACTGAG GTGAACAGAGAGTTGAAGAAGCTGCTGGTAGCCTCTGTAGGTGATGACCTGCAGTACCATTTTGAGCGTCTGGCCAGAGAGAAGAACCAGCTGATCTTAGAGAACGAGGCTTTGGGTCGCAGCCGGGCCTCCACAGCAGAACAGCTGGAACGCATGTCTATACAATGTGATGTCTGGAGGAGCAAGTTCCTGGCGTCCAG AGTGATGGCGGAGGAGCTGACCAATGCCAGGGTTTCTCTCCAGCACCAGACCAGAGAGGCTCAGAGCGCCATCACAGACCTGCTGAGTGAGAGAGACGAGTTCTTCAGAGACATGATGCTAACCCACAg gTCTCTGGAGCAGCTGCTGGTCTCTCTCCAGTGGGGTCGACAGCAGACCTACTACCCCAGTGGCCAGCCACTCAGCACGGGAGAACTAGCCCTAGCCAATCACAAGCTGGCGGACGCCATCAACTCCCGCCTGCTGGGGAAGGTTGGGCCAGTAGGGAGCAGCAGTGGAGCCGGGCTGGGAAAAGGAAGACGGGTCTCAGAGCTCCCTAACACCTCACACACGCCTGCTGAGAAGATGGCTGAGAAGGTAGGAAGACAGGTCTCAGAGCTCCCTAACACCTCACACACGCCTGCTGAGAAGATGGCTGAGAAG GTGTTGAAGATCCTGGACCCTATTTCCTGTTCAGACAACGAGGAAGagccctcccccctctctatctctgacaCCTCCCCCTCGGCCTTCCTGACCAATAAGAAGAGCATCGGCCGGTTCCACCCTTACACCCGCTATGAGAACATCACCTTCAACTGCTGCGAGCGCTGCAGCGGAGACATCCTGGTCCTCTAG
- the blzf1 gene encoding golgin-45 isoform X2, translating into MSTAAVADRGSVRPVRGPGDGMETDKPPVAKEIGAVDTPLSSVPLLKVASPKQSPKKMHPAPASLQHSPHSTPQQSPRASPRATPSAPQPPGVLHLGKVPREACMVVEAVRIVVPRAAISRSGGHVGPAEEKGEAWAGQQMEERPPSPSPPLEDLRGAMEKLQNSERRLLQDKEGLLNQLHVQTEVNRELKKLLVASVGDDLQYHFERLAREKNQLILENEALGRSRASTAEQLERMSIQCDVWRSKFLASRVMAEELTNARVSLQHQTREAQSAITDLLSERDEFFRDMMLTHRSLEQLLVSLQWGRQQTYYPSGQPLSTGELALANHKLADAINSRLLGKVGPVGSSSGAGLGKGRRVSELPNTSHTPAEKMAEKVLKILDPISCSDNEEEPSPLSISDTSPSAFLTNKKSIGRFHPYTRYENITFNCCERCSGDILVL; encoded by the exons ATGTCTACCGCTGCAGTAGCAGACAGAG GTTCCGTCCGTCCAGTCAGGGGCCCCGGCGACGGCATGGAGACAGACAAGCCCCCAGTCGCTAAGGAGATCGGTGCCGTGGATACGCCTCTGTCTTCGGTGCCACTACTTAAGGTAGCTAGTCCCAAACAAAGCCCCAAGAAGATGCACCCTGCCCCCGCCAGCCTCCAGCACAGCCCCCACTCCACCCCCCAGCAGAGCCCCAGAGCCAGTCCCAGAGCCACCCCGTCTGCCCCCCAGCCCCCCGGGGTGCTTCACCTGGGGAAGGTTCCCCGGGAGGCCTGCATGGTGGTGGAGGCGGTGAGGATCGTTGTTCCCCGTGCCGCCATCAGCCGGAGTGGGGGTCATGTGGGTCCGgctgaggagaaaggagaggccTGGGCTGGGCAGCAGATGGAGGAGcggcccccctctccctcccctcctctggaGGACCTGAGAGGAGCCATGGAGAAGCTgcagaactcagagagaagactGCTGCAGGACAAGGAGGGGCTCCTCAACCAGCTCCACGTGCAGACTGAG GTGAACAGAGAGTTGAAGAAGCTGCTGGTAGCCTCTGTAGGTGATGACCTGCAGTACCATTTTGAGCGTCTGGCCAGAGAGAAGAACCAGCTGATCTTAGAGAACGAGGCTTTGGGTCGCAGCCGGGCCTCCACAGCAGAACAGCTGGAACGCATGTCTATACAATGTGATGTCTGGAGGAGCAAGTTCCTGGCGTCCAG AGTGATGGCGGAGGAGCTGACCAATGCCAGGGTTTCTCTCCAGCACCAGACCAGAGAGGCTCAGAGCGCCATCACAGACCTGCTGAGTGAGAGAGACGAGTTCTTCAGAGACATGATGCTAACCCACAg gTCTCTGGAGCAGCTGCTGGTCTCTCTCCAGTGGGGTCGACAGCAGACCTACTACCCCAGTGGCCAGCCACTCAGCACGGGAGAACTAGCCCTAGCCAATCACAAGCTGGCGGACGCCATCAACTCCCGCCTGCTGGGGAAGGTTGGGCCAGTAGGGAGCAGCAGTGGAGCCGGGCTGGGAAAAGGAAGACGGGTCTCAGAGCTCCCTAACACCTCACACACGCCTGCTGAGAAGATGGCTGAGAAG GTGTTGAAGATCCTGGACCCTATTTCCTGTTCAGACAACGAGGAAGagccctcccccctctctatctctgacaCCTCCCCCTCGGCCTTCCTGACCAATAAGAAGAGCATCGGCCGGTTCCACCCTTACACCCGCTATGAGAACATCACCTTCAACTGCTGCGAGCGCTGCAGCGGAGACATCCTGGTCCTCTAG
- the trmt10c gene encoding tRNA methyltransferase 10 homolog C, translating to MYHQTIEMMRFLTPPLLNELRRRLSLLSTVANKQLPLTCLLPPHHSAPLSRPLYTGATLRKDVPLPQSKGDQTEEKLDLDIWKSVMRFQVPAVEMEEKQGGEEGGGGAAPSGPGGGVAGQEEVSPLEATRELVVMWRQAGKLVPETMTDEELGILAEFQTKSSKKKYLKYLAIKESHKNNHKQKQEKKKAERSERFLEDDRIRPGGVRGEEGELRNTFLLQFWGRSLDKLLGWRSAQAVVFGQPLVFDMSYEQQMTRREVENTVSQLMEVEGWNRRAPDPFHLHFCNLQPDGGYHRELVKRYGAEAWERLLITSTEQRHVDLFPRDDLVYLTADSPNVLRTFDNSKVYVVGSMVDRSIQSGLSLANAKRLKLNTARLPLDDFLQWETGAKNLTLDQMIRILLTLKESGRWEEALEHVPKRKHDGFYQEKPQRDRDRGSDKDGRFSGRTRGDTGFRAGDRDRGSDKDGRFSGRTRGDTGFRAGDRDCDRTFRSGDRERAFSRRDSVLKSGDRAVRTGDSDRAVRTGDRGDSDRAVRTGDRGDSDRAVRTGDRGDSDRAVRTGDRGD from the exons ATGTATCATCAAACCATTGAAATGATGAGGTTTCTCACCCCACCGCTTTTGAACGAGCTGCGGCGGCGTCTCTCGCTGTTATCCACTGTCGCAAATAAACAGCTACCACTCACCTGCCTTCTCCCACCCCACCACTCTGCACCCCTAAGCCGGCCTCTCTATACTGGGGCCACACTAAGAAAAGATGTACCCCTCCCTCAGTCTAAAGGAGATCAGACTGAAGAGAAACTGGACCTGGACATATGGAAGTCTGTGATGAGGTTTCAGGTCCCAgcggtggagatggaggagaaacagggaggtgaggagggaggtggtggtgCTGCTCCTTCAGGACCAGGAGGAGGTGTAGCAGGGCAGGAGGAGGTCTCCCCACTGGAGGCCACCAGAGAGCTGGTAGTGATGTGGCGTCAGGCTGGGAAGCTGGTGCCAGAGACCATGACTGACGAGGAGCTGGGGATCCTGGCCGAGTTCCAAACCAAGTCCTCCAAGAAGAAGTACCTGAAATACCTGGCCATCAAGGAGAGCCACAAGAACAACCACAAGCAGaaacaggagaagaagaaggcAGAGAGGAGCGAGAGGTTCCTGGAGGACGATAGGATCAGGCCTGGCggtgtgagaggagaggagggggaactgAGGAACACTTTCCTTCTCCAGTTCTGGGGTCGTTCCCTGGACAAGCTGCTGGGGTGGAGGTCGGCCCAGGCCGTGGTGTTCGGTCAGCCGCTGGTGTTCGATATGTCCTACGAACAGCAGATGACGCGTCGGGAGGTGGAGAACACTGTGTCCCAGCtgatggaggtggaggggtggaaccGCCGAGCCCCGGACCCCTTCCACCTACACTTCTGTAACTTGCAGCCGGACGGGGGTTACCACAGGGAGCTGGTTAAACGCTACGGCGCCGAGGCCTGGGAGCGCCTCCTCATCACCTCCACAGAGCAACGTCACGTGGACCTGTTCCCCCGGGACGACCTGGTCTACCTGACGGCGGACTCCCCCAACGTCCTCCGTACCTTCGACAACTCTAAGGTCTACGTCGTGGGCTCCATGGTGGACCGCTCCATCCAATCAGGGCTCTCCCTGGCCAACGCCAAGCGTCTGAAGCTGAATACGGCCCGTCTGCCGCTTGACGACTTCCTCCAATGGGAGACGGGGGCCAAGAACCTGACCCTGGATCAGATGATACGCATCTTGCTGACACTGAAGGAGAGTGGGAGGTGGGAGGAGGCGCTGGAGCACGTACCCAAGAGGAAACATGATGGATTCTACCAGGAGAAACCCCagcgggacagagacagaggctcaGATAAGGACGGGAGGTTTAGTGGCAGAACCAGAGGAGACACAGGGTTCAGggctggggacagagacagaggctcaGATAAGGACGGGAGGTTTAGTGGCAGAACCAGAGGAGACACAGGGTTCAGGGCTGGGGACAGAGACTGTGATAGAAC ATTCAGgagtggggacagagagagggcatTTAGTAGAAGAGACAGTGTATTGAAGAGTGGG gaCAGAGCAGTCAGGACTGGAGACAGTGACAGAGCAGTCAGgactggagacagaggagacagtgacagagcagtcaggactggagacagaggagacagtgacagagcagtcaggactggagacagaggagacagtgacagagcagtcaggactggagacagaggagac